Proteins encoded within one genomic window of Polaribacter sp. NJDZ03:
- a CDS encoding Smr/MutS family protein: protein MSLKIGNKVAVLDDVLKGKVIGINGDDISVETTDGMIFKFNASELVKIDVEQHELSKFSDINNSILKEKIAQNKPKKSLFKKEKKEVILEVDLHISKLTKSTRNMDNYDMLNLQLDTAKSKIEFAIAKRIAKVVFIHGVGEGVLRSELLRLLNKYPVKFYDASYKKYGLGATEVYIFQNPI, encoded by the coding sequence ATGAGTTTAAAAATTGGAAATAAAGTAGCTGTTTTAGATGATGTTCTAAAAGGAAAAGTCATCGGGATTAATGGTGATGATATTTCTGTAGAAACTACCGATGGTATGATTTTTAAATTCAATGCATCAGAATTAGTAAAGATTGATGTTGAACAACATGAATTATCTAAGTTTAGTGATATTAATAATTCGATCTTAAAAGAGAAGATTGCACAAAATAAACCAAAGAAAAGTTTATTTAAAAAAGAAAAGAAAGAAGTGATTTTAGAAGTCGATTTACATATTAGTAAACTGACTAAGTCTACAAGAAACATGGATAATTACGATATGTTAAACCTACAATTAGATACCGCAAAAAGTAAAATTGAGTTTGCCATAGCTAAAAGAATTGCTAAAGTTGTTTTTATACATGGAGTTGGAGAAGGTGTTTTAAGATCTGAACTTTTAAGATTATTAAATAAATACCCAGTTAAGTTTTATGACGCTTCTTACAAGAAATATGGCTTAGGTGCTACAGAAGTTTATATTTTTCAAAACCCTATTTAA
- a CDS encoding transposase translates to MDKFKNKYRVSSTRLQSWDYRNNGAYFITICTANRKHLFGEIVKKLPSNLPTMQLNEIGKLAEKYWMEIPEHFPFVELGNFVIMPNHTHGILIIDKQIIDKQIETLQCNVSTGDKNIGAKNEQMAKISPKPGSISTIIRSYKSVVSKNARKIDPYFGWQSRFHDHIIRNNISFNNIQNYITNNPLMWNEDKFYK, encoded by the coding sequence TTGGACAAATTTAAAAATAAATACCGCGTTTCCTCTACCCGTTTGCAATCTTGGGACTACAGGAACAATGGTGCATATTTTATAACAATTTGTACCGCCAATCGAAAACATTTATTTGGTGAAATTGTAAAAAAATTGCCCAGCAATTTACCTACAATGCAATTGAATGAAATAGGAAAATTGGCAGAAAAATATTGGATGGAAATTCCTGAACATTTTCCATTTGTGGAACTGGGTAATTTTGTGATAATGCCCAATCATACCCATGGAATTCTAATTATTGACAAACAAATTATTGACAAACAAATTGAAACGTTGCAGTGCAACGTTTCTACGGGGGATAAAAATATTGGTGCCAAAAACGAACAAATGGCAAAAATTTCACCAAAACCAGGTTCTATTTCTACCATTATACGATCTTATAAATCTGTTGTGTCAAAAAATGCCCGAAAAATTGACCCATATTTTGGTTGGCAATCTCGTTTTCATGATCATATTATTCGTAATAATATCTCTTTTAATAACATTCAGAATTACATTACAAACAACCCTTTAATGTGGAATGAGGATAAATTTTATAAATAA
- a CDS encoding AI-2E family transporter codes for MKSKIIANGILRAIGILLGIFLLGYFLYTIQSVIIYIIIAGILSLVARPIIIFLRTKLKFPNTLAVVFTMIFMLSLLTGLIVMFIPLITEQGQNLSLLEVDKLESNIQEIFNQITSYFSSRGIDVLGELKNLDFISQFKEIPDLLNAVLGAVGSISVGLFSVLFISFFFMKDSQLLKNGVMAIVPEGNESRFSKSLDTINNLLSRYFIGLISQITILFIIYTIILLIFGIDNAVVIAFLCALLNLIPYVGPLIGAVIMFILSMTSNIGLDFQSEILPTTMYVMIGYLIAQLIDNFASQPIIFSKTTKSHPLEIFLIIIIGGLLFGVVGMITAVPLYTALKVILKEFLSDNKIVKSLTKDL; via the coding sequence ATGAAATCTAAAATAATTGCCAACGGAATTTTAAGGGCTATAGGAATACTATTAGGAATTTTTCTTCTTGGCTATTTCTTATACACCATTCAATCTGTAATTATCTATATTATAATTGCAGGTATTTTATCATTGGTTGCAAGACCCATCATTATTTTTCTTAGAACAAAATTAAAGTTTCCTAACACCCTTGCTGTTGTATTTACCATGATTTTTATGTTAAGCCTATTAACAGGGTTAATTGTAATGTTTATCCCTTTAATTACAGAGCAAGGTCAAAATTTATCTTTGTTAGAAGTAGATAAATTAGAATCAAATATTCAAGAAATTTTCAATCAAATAACAAGCTATTTTTCTTCTAGAGGAATAGATGTTTTAGGAGAATTAAAAAATCTAGATTTTATTTCTCAATTTAAAGAAATTCCAGATTTATTAAATGCCGTTTTAGGCGCTGTAGGTTCTATAAGTGTTGGGTTATTTTCTGTTTTATTTATCTCTTTCTTTTTTATGAAAGATAGTCAATTGCTTAAAAATGGCGTGATGGCAATAGTCCCAGAAGGCAATGAAAGCAGATTCTCTAAATCTTTAGATACCATTAATAATTTACTGTCTAGATATTTTATCGGACTAATTTCTCAAATTACAATCCTCTTTATCATATACACAATTATCTTACTAATTTTTGGAATTGATAATGCAGTAGTCATTGCTTTTTTATGTGCTTTGTTAAACCTAATTCCGTATGTTGGACCATTAATTGGCGCTGTAATTATGTTTATTTTATCGATGACAAGTAATATTGGACTCGATTTTCAATCGGAAATTTTACCAACGACCATGTATGTAATGATCGGTTATTTAATAGCGCAATTAATTGATAATTTTGCGAGTCAGCCAATCATATTTTCTAAGACAACAAAATCTCATCCGTTAGAAATTTTCTTAATAATAATTATTGGAGGCCTCCTTTTTGGTGTTGTAGGTATGATTACTGCTGTACCTTTATACACTGCGTTAAAAGTAATTTTAAAAGAGTTTTTATCTGATAATAAAATAGTAAAATCATTAACTAAAGACCTCTAA
- the fdhD gene encoding formate dehydrogenase accessory sulfurtransferase FdhD — protein MQTSTYQALKINQNTQTSIQDVLVVEAALQININDEPYTVVMRTPDNDKALIRGLLFAEDIYKSDKTLIFEVIEEDNEIPTIVNVTISKELLGKGYLNKRTLLSVSSCGICGKKELKDINVEGEKLTQTTTFSSAVLHEMFLKMNSFQHTFKNSGGSHAAALFNKNHEFLTVKEDIGRHNAVDKVIGDLLIKDYLKHAKYLLVSGRVSYEIVSKAFIAKIPIIVAVSACSSLAVDFAKEFGICLIGFTREQKMTIYSNPSFVKTTKSDV, from the coding sequence ATGCAAACAAGCACTTATCAAGCACTAAAAATTAATCAAAATACACAGACTTCAATTCAGGATGTTTTGGTTGTAGAAGCTGCTTTACAAATTAACATTAATGACGAACCTTATACTGTGGTTATGAGAACACCAGATAATGACAAAGCATTAATAAGAGGATTGCTTTTTGCTGAAGATATTTATAAAAGTGACAAAACTTTAATTTTTGAAGTAATTGAAGAAGACAATGAAATTCCGACTATTGTAAACGTTACTATTTCTAAAGAGCTATTAGGTAAAGGATATTTAAATAAAAGAACATTACTGTCTGTTTCTTCTTGCGGAATTTGTGGAAAAAAAGAGCTAAAAGATATTAATGTTGAAGGCGAAAAACTAACTCAAACAACTACTTTTTCTAGTGCTGTTTTACATGAAATGTTTTTAAAAATGAATAGTTTTCAGCATACCTTTAAAAACTCTGGTGGTAGTCATGCAGCAGCACTTTTTAATAAAAATCATGAATTTTTAACCGTTAAAGAAGATATTGGTAGACATAATGCTGTAGATAAAGTAATTGGCGACTTGTTGATAAAAGACTATTTAAAGCATGCTAAATACTTACTGGTAAGCGGACGCGTTTCTTACGAAATTGTTTCGAAAGCATTTATTGCAAAGATACCAATTATAGTAGCAGTTTCTGCCTGTTCTTCTTTAGCCGTAGATTTTGCAAAAGAATTTGGTATTTGCTTAATAGGTTTTACAAGAGAACAAAAAATGACCATTTATTCTAATCCATCATTTGTTAAAACAACAAAAAGCGATGTCTAA
- a CDS encoding cysteine desulfurase family protein yields MKTVYLDNAATTQIDDQVIDVMHTSMKNNYGNPSSIHQFGRKAKSAVETARKNIAKHFNVTANEIIFTAGGTEADNLILHNAVFNLGVKRIITTKIEHHAVLHTCYHLEKTHNILVEYVNLNEFGTIDTVHLEQLLSASKDKTLVSLMLVNNEIGNILDIDEVTEICKKNNALLHSDTVQAIGHYNIDLQKTPLDFMVASAHKFHGPKGVGFAFFRKGFGILPMLHGGEQEMGARSSTENVHAILGMEKALELAVSNLEKDQKEIGELKEYFISELKGFSKDIEFNGLSSDIEKSSYTILNVRFPFTNDMLLFSLDMAGIAISGGSACQSGSNKGSHVLREILNDTDADKTSVRFSFSKYTTKQEIDFVVNYLKENI; encoded by the coding sequence ATGAAAACCGTTTATTTAGATAACGCAGCAACCACTCAAATAGATGACCAAGTTATAGATGTAATGCATACGTCTATGAAAAATAATTATGGTAATCCATCCTCTATTCATCAATTTGGTAGAAAAGCAAAATCGGCTGTAGAAACTGCAAGAAAAAATATTGCAAAGCATTTTAATGTAACGGCGAACGAAATTATTTTTACTGCAGGTGGTACAGAAGCAGATAATTTAATTTTACACAATGCTGTTTTTAATCTCGGCGTAAAAAGAATTATTACTACAAAAATAGAACATCATGCCGTTTTACATACGTGTTATCATTTAGAAAAAACACATAACATACTTGTAGAGTATGTAAATCTTAATGAATTTGGAACTATTGATACTGTTCATTTAGAGCAACTTTTATCAGCATCAAAAGACAAGACATTGGTTAGTTTAATGTTGGTTAATAATGAAATTGGTAACATTTTAGATATTGATGAAGTCACCGAAATTTGTAAAAAGAATAATGCATTACTTCATTCGGATACCGTACAAGCAATAGGTCATTATAATATTGATTTACAAAAAACACCATTAGATTTTATGGTAGCTAGTGCACACAAGTTCCATGGACCAAAAGGAGTAGGGTTTGCCTTTTTTAGAAAAGGATTTGGAATTTTACCGATGCTTCATGGTGGCGAACAAGAAATGGGAGCAAGGTCTAGTACAGAAAATGTTCATGCTATTTTGGGCATGGAAAAAGCATTGGAGTTAGCTGTTTCTAATCTTGAAAAAGATCAAAAAGAAATAGGGGAGTTAAAAGAATACTTTATTTCAGAATTAAAAGGATTTTCAAAAGACATTGAGTTTAACGGACTTTCATCAGACATAGAAAAAAGTAGTTACACCATTTTAAATGTACGTTTTCCTTTTACCAACGACATGCTTTTATTTAGTTTAGATATGGCAGGAATAGCTATTTCAGGAGGAAGTGCTTGCCAAAGTGGTAGCAATAAAGGTTCACACGTTTTAAGAGAGATTTTAAATGATACTGATGCAGATAAAACTTCGGTTCGTTTTTCTTTTTCTAAATACACTACAAAACAAGAAATTGATTTTGTTGTAAATTATTTAAAAGAAAATATTTAG
- a CDS encoding class I SAM-dependent methyltransferase, whose product MNKAILSPEIQQFITDNLKSNITKLILKGSPFKNVSVQELANQIVAKQKSEHKLKSWFSTENIYYPPKISIEQTSSEITAAYKSKLVSGNSIIDITGGFGVDCYYFSKQFKEVIHCEINEDLSEIVKHNYQKLQVKNITTFSGDGLEYLKNNKENFDCIYIDPSRRNDLKGKVFLLNDCLPNVPENIDLLFTKTNQILIKNSPILDITSTINELKFVKEIHIIAVNNEVKELLFLLEKEYSDPIKIKTVNIGKKEIQTFNFNYKEAVNSEYSDPRSYLYEPNAAILKSGGFHEISQQLKVFKLQQHSHLYTSDEIIDFPGRTFKIENVLSYDKKKLKKLVVENKANITTRNFPKTVAQIRKETKIKDGGNSYLFFTTHNTNDYIVISCKKKTD is encoded by the coding sequence TTGAATAAAGCCATTTTAAGTCCAGAAATTCAGCAATTTATTACTGATAATTTAAAATCAAACATTACAAAACTGATTTTAAAAGGAAGTCCATTTAAAAATGTTTCTGTACAAGAATTAGCCAATCAAATTGTGGCTAAACAAAAATCTGAACACAAACTTAAAAGCTGGTTTTCTACAGAAAATATTTATTATCCGCCTAAAATAAGTATAGAACAAACCTCTTCAGAAATTACGGCTGCTTATAAAAGCAAGCTAGTTTCAGGCAATTCAATTATAGACATTACAGGAGGTTTTGGAGTAGATTGTTATTATTTTTCAAAACAATTTAAAGAAGTTATTCATTGTGAAATTAATGAAGATCTATCTGAAATTGTAAAACACAATTATCAGAAACTACAAGTAAAAAATATAACTACATTTTCGGGTGATGGACTTGAATATCTAAAAAATAACAAAGAAAATTTTGATTGTATTTACATAGATCCTTCAAGAAGAAATGATCTAAAAGGAAAGGTCTTCTTACTAAATGACTGTTTGCCGAATGTACCCGAAAACATCGATTTACTTTTTACAAAAACCAATCAAATACTCATTAAAAATTCACCTATTTTAGATATTACAAGCACAATAAATGAATTAAAATTTGTAAAAGAAATTCATATTATTGCGGTGAATAATGAAGTGAAAGAATTATTATTTTTATTGGAAAAAGAGTACAGTGATCCAATAAAAATTAAAACCGTAAATATTGGTAAAAAAGAAATACAAACTTTTAACTTTAATTATAAAGAAGCAGTAAATTCTGAATATTCTGACCCACGCTCCTATTTATACGAACCCAATGCTGCTATTTTAAAATCTGGAGGTTTTCATGAAATTTCACAACAATTAAAGGTTTTTAAATTACAACAACATTCTCATTTATATACTTCTGATGAAATCATTGATTTTCCTGGAAGGACATTCAAAATAGAGAATGTTTTAAGTTACGATAAAAAGAAACTTAAAAAATTAGTTGTAGAAAATAAAGCAAATATTACCACAAGAAATTTTCCAAAAACGGTAGCTCAAATCAGAAAAGAAACCAAAATTAAAGACGGCGGAAATTCATACCTATTTTTCACCACACACAATACCAATGATTATATTGTTATTAGCTGTAAGAAGAAAACAGATTAA
- a CDS encoding RluA family pseudouridine synthase encodes MHISETHIVDKLEKPIRFQEYSVGIFNTIPTKSGIKKAIKKGLIFIDGSLATTSKYISGGEKIELFESENSSTFERLELDIKVLFEDETLAIVYKPAGILVSGNKFVTIANGLAQNLKKSTLADAVKPQPIHRLDYPTSGLLLVGKTSTAITALGKLFKEKKVQKTYFTVTIGKMNSEGTIKLPIDEKESETDFQVLQSVISERFEYLNLVKLSPKTGRKHQLRKHLFSIGNPILGDKEYFLEGKVLNGKGLYLHAATLNFMHPFTKTPISISKELPKKFKKIFNELSF; translated from the coding sequence ATGCATATATCAGAAACTCATATTGTAGATAAGTTAGAAAAACCAATTCGTTTTCAAGAATATAGCGTTGGTATTTTTAACACAATCCCCACAAAATCTGGTATTAAAAAAGCTATTAAAAAGGGACTTATTTTTATTGATGGAAGTTTAGCAACCACATCCAAATACATTTCTGGAGGAGAAAAAATAGAACTATTTGAATCTGAAAACTCATCTACATTTGAAAGGTTAGAACTAGATATTAAAGTTTTATTTGAAGACGAAACTTTAGCCATCGTTTACAAACCTGCAGGTATTTTAGTGAGTGGTAATAAGTTTGTGACCATTGCAAATGGATTGGCACAAAACCTTAAAAAAAGTACTTTAGCTGATGCTGTAAAACCACAACCAATTCATCGGTTAGATTATCCTACAAGCGGACTCTTATTAGTAGGTAAAACAAGCACAGCAATTACAGCATTAGGAAAACTATTTAAAGAGAAAAAAGTTCAAAAGACCTATTTTACCGTTACTATTGGTAAAATGAACTCAGAAGGAACGATAAAACTTCCTATTGATGAAAAGGAATCTGAAACAGATTTTCAAGTTTTACAATCTGTAATTTCAGAACGTTTTGAGTATTTAAACTTGGTGAAATTATCACCAAAAACAGGAAGAAAACACCAACTTAGAAAACATTTATTTTCTATAGGAAATCCTATTTTAGGTGATAAAGAATACTTTTTAGAAGGTAAAGTTTTAAACGGAAAAGGCTTGTATTTACATGCAGCAACTTTAAATTTTATGCATCCTTTTACAAAAACACCTATTTCTATATCAAAAGAACTTCCAAAGAAATTTAAAAAAATATTTAATGAACTATCGTTTTAA
- a CDS encoding FdhF/YdeP family oxidoreductase, which translates to MSKKIKEQPPEKRTGIQLTDVPKSAVGVKAIVSALTHIKNEVGVVKGIKLLSKLNQKDGFDCPGCAWPDPDEKRAFLAEYCENGAKAVAEEATKNKVSPIFFATHSVQELSEFSDYEIGKSGRITDPMYLPEGATHYEEISWKNAFKMIGEELNSLDSPNEAIFYTSGRTSNEAAFLYQLFVRQFGTNNLPDCSNMCHESSGVALSQTLGIGKGSVTLDDFNHADLVIVMGQNPGTNHPRMLTALGETKKQGGKIITINPLPEVGLMNYKDPQNPLKWVGSGQDLTDLFLPVKINGDVALLKIILKLMKEKEDAEPNSVFDHQFIKEKTAGLEALLKDLDTYSIAELLPQTGLTLDQIKETTALIINNKNIIICWAMGLTQHKNGVDNIREIVNILLLKGSIGKKGAGTCPVRGHSNVQGDRTMGIWERPPTSFLDNLEKEFKFKAPRKFGFDVVEAIDAMHKKEAKVFFGMGGNFISATPDTVFTAKALQNCSLTVQVSTKLNRSHLITGKKALILPCLGRTEKDFQTKGEQFVSIENSMGVVQQSHGTLQPCSKNLLSEAAIVAGVANATIKNTTTNWTELISDYDNIRDKIEVTIPGFSDFNKRVRIKGGFYLPNNARENDFTPTKTGKANFSINKPSEIELKKNQFMMMTIRTHDQYNTTIYGLDDRYRGVLNERRVIFMNEDDMKSLHLEKLDLVDLTSHFNDEEREAKGFLVIPYSIPKQCTATYFPEANVLVPLKSKADISNTPTSKTVIITIKKR; encoded by the coding sequence ATGTCTAAAAAAATAAAAGAACAACCGCCGGAAAAACGAACAGGAATTCAATTAACAGACGTTCCTAAATCTGCAGTTGGTGTTAAAGCAATTGTTTCTGCATTAACGCATATTAAGAATGAAGTTGGTGTTGTAAAAGGAATTAAATTATTGTCAAAATTAAATCAAAAAGATGGTTTTGATTGCCCAGGTTGCGCATGGCCAGATCCTGATGAGAAAAGAGCTTTTTTAGCTGAGTATTGTGAGAATGGCGCCAAAGCAGTTGCAGAAGAAGCTACTAAAAACAAAGTTTCTCCTATATTCTTTGCAACACATTCTGTACAAGAGCTATCAGAATTTTCTGATTACGAAATTGGTAAAAGTGGACGAATTACAGACCCAATGTATTTGCCAGAAGGCGCAACGCATTACGAAGAAATTTCTTGGAAAAATGCTTTTAAAATGATTGGTGAAGAATTAAATTCTTTAGACTCTCCTAACGAAGCTATCTTTTATACTTCTGGAAGAACTAGTAATGAAGCAGCTTTTTTATATCAATTATTTGTCCGCCAGTTTGGTACAAATAACTTACCAGATTGCTCTAATATGTGTCATGAATCTAGTGGAGTTGCACTTTCACAAACACTCGGCATAGGAAAAGGTTCTGTTACCTTAGACGATTTTAATCACGCTGATTTAGTAATTGTTATGGGGCAAAACCCAGGAACAAATCACCCAAGAATGTTAACAGCTTTAGGGGAAACAAAAAAACAAGGTGGAAAGATAATTACCATAAACCCACTTCCTGAAGTAGGTTTAATGAATTATAAAGACCCACAAAATCCATTAAAATGGGTTGGATCTGGTCAAGATTTAACTGATTTATTTTTACCCGTAAAAATAAATGGTGATGTTGCTTTGTTAAAAATCATCTTAAAGTTAATGAAAGAAAAAGAAGATGCTGAGCCAAATAGTGTTTTTGATCATCAATTTATAAAAGAAAAAACAGCGGGTTTAGAAGCTCTTTTAAAAGATTTAGACACCTATTCTATAGCCGAGTTATTACCGCAAACAGGACTAACTTTAGATCAAATTAAAGAAACTACAGCACTCATTATCAACAATAAAAATATTATTATTTGTTGGGCAATGGGTTTAACACAGCATAAAAATGGGGTTGATAATATCCGTGAAATTGTAAACATTCTATTATTAAAAGGAAGTATTGGTAAAAAAGGAGCAGGTACTTGTCCTGTTCGTGGACACTCAAATGTACAAGGTGATAGAACTATGGGGATTTGGGAAAGACCACCCACTTCATTTCTAGACAATTTAGAAAAAGAATTTAAGTTTAAAGCACCAAGAAAATTTGGTTTCGACGTGGTAGAAGCCATTGACGCTATGCATAAAAAAGAAGCCAAAGTATTTTTTGGAATGGGTGGGAATTTTATTTCCGCAACACCAGATACTGTTTTTACTGCAAAAGCTTTACAAAACTGCAGCTTAACAGTACAAGTATCAACCAAATTGAATCGCAGTCATTTAATTACAGGTAAAAAAGCATTAATCTTACCATGTTTAGGCAGAACAGAAAAAGACTTTCAAACAAAAGGAGAGCAATTTGTATCTATAGAAAATTCTATGGGAGTTGTACAACAATCTCATGGTACATTGCAACCTTGTTCTAAAAATTTATTAAGTGAAGCTGCAATTGTAGCAGGAGTTGCAAATGCAACAATAAAAAATACAACTACAAATTGGACGGAACTAATTTCTGATTATGATAATATTCGTGATAAAATTGAAGTAACTATTCCTGGTTTTAGTGATTTTAATAAACGTGTAAGAATTAAAGGCGGATTCTACTTACCAAATAATGCACGTGAAAATGATTTTACTCCAACAAAAACTGGTAAAGCAAATTTTAGTATCAATAAACCTTCCGAAATTGAATTAAAGAAAAATCAATTTATGATGATGACCATTAGAACTCATGATCAATACAACACCACTATTTATGGTTTAGACGACAGGTACAGAGGTGTTTTAAATGAAAGAAGAGTTATTTTTATGAATGAAGATGATATGAAATCTTTACATTTAGAAAAATTAGATTTGGTAGATTTAACAAGTCATTTTAATGATGAAGAAAGAGAAGCTAAAGGATTTTTAGTGATTCCTTATAGTATACCTAAACAATGTACAGCTACTTATTTTCCGGAAGCAAATGTATTAGTCCCTTTAAAAAGTAAGGCAGATATTAGCAATACACCTACTTCTAAAACAGTAATTATTACCATCAAAAAAAGATAA
- a CDS encoding flavodoxin → MGELEKIGLFYGSDTGVTDEITKYFEEYWEDGNLELSEIGYVSICDFNKYKTIIIGLSTWYDGDLQSDWEDFFDDFKTINFTGKTVAIYGLGDQIGYAEYFVDGIGILAKVIIENGGKVVGYWPTEGYRYTESVAIIEDNEDLFYGLALDHDNESQLTDDRLKSWIKQIKNEFKEA, encoded by the coding sequence GTGGGAGAATTAGAAAAAATAGGGTTGTTTTATGGTTCCGATACTGGTGTAACAGATGAAATTACAAAATATTTTGAAGAATATTGGGAAGATGGAAATTTAGAGTTATCTGAAATTGGGTATGTTTCTATTTGTGATTTTAATAAATATAAAACGATCATAATAGGTTTGTCAACTTGGTATGATGGAGATTTACAGAGCGATTGGGAAGATTTTTTTGATGATTTTAAAACAATTAATTTTACAGGTAAAACAGTAGCTATTTATGGTTTGGGAGATCAAATTGGCTATGCAGAATATTTTGTAGACGGTATCGGAATACTTGCTAAAGTAATTATAGAAAATGGAGGTAAAGTAGTTGGTTATTGGCCTACAGAAGGTTATCGTTATACAGAATCTGTTGCCATTATTGAAGACAACGAAGATCTGTTTTATGGTTTAGCATTAGATCATGATAATGAATCTCAATTAACCGATGATCGTTTAAAATCCTGGATAAAACAAATCAAAAATGAATTTAAAGAAGCTTAA
- the ggt gene encoding gamma-glutamyltransferase, with protein MKKTILLLSLSLLMINCKTAPEKEHTTGLITQKAMVVSARIEASKIGSDILKKGGNAFDAMAATDLALAVAYPFAGNLGGGGFMVYRKADGEIGALDYREKAPLASSRDMYLDNEGNVVNEKSTLGAMAVGVPGTLAGIFTAHKKFGTMPMSEILKPVIALAKRGVVVTKKQEDRIKNYQSLFLKANKDSIPFNKNWKENDTIKYPALAETLIRIQQNGLDEFYKGETAQKIVDFIQANGGIITLEDLAKYEAKWRTPVTFTYDDLKVISMSPPSSGGIALAQIMKAIEPFDVDKFGHNTTKSIQVITEAERRAYADRSFFLGDPDFVTVPQQKLISKAYATERMSDFSFEKATKSADVSHGHIEIIESDETTHYSIVDQFGNAVSVTTTLNGAYGSKLYSPELGFFFNNEMDDFSSKPGVPNMFGLIGAKANEIHPEKRMLSSMTPTIVEKNGQLFMVVGTPGGSTIITSVLQTILNVHEYKMGMQEAVNAARFHHQWLPDVVKMEPNSFDKQVTSELKDLGYTIDETTSRIIGKVSAILVLPDATLEGGADKRGDDTAVGF; from the coding sequence ATGAAAAAAACAATTTTACTTTTAAGTCTTTCACTTTTAATGATAAACTGTAAAACAGCACCTGAAAAAGAGCATACTACAGGTTTAATCACTCAAAAAGCAATGGTTGTTTCTGCAAGAATTGAAGCTTCTAAAATTGGCTCTGATATTCTTAAAAAAGGCGGTAATGCTTTTGATGCAATGGCGGCAACAGATTTAGCTTTGGCAGTTGCATACCCATTTGCAGGAAACCTTGGTGGTGGTGGTTTTATGGTCTACCGAAAAGCTGATGGAGAAATTGGCGCTTTAGATTATAGAGAAAAAGCCCCGTTAGCTTCCAGCAGAGATATGTATTTAGATAATGAAGGTAATGTTGTAAATGAAAAAAGCACTTTAGGTGCGATGGCTGTAGGAGTTCCAGGAACATTAGCAGGTATTTTTACTGCTCATAAAAAGTTTGGGACAATGCCAATGTCAGAAATTTTAAAGCCTGTTATCGCATTAGCTAAACGAGGTGTGGTTGTAACTAAAAAGCAAGAAGATAGAATCAAAAATTATCAATCTTTATTTTTAAAAGCAAATAAAGATTCCATTCCTTTTAATAAAAACTGGAAAGAAAATGACACTATTAAATATCCTGCGTTAGCAGAAACGTTAATCCGTATTCAACAAAATGGATTGGATGAGTTTTACAAAGGGGAAACTGCTCAAAAAATAGTCGATTTTATTCAAGCCAATGGAGGAATCATCACGTTAGAAGATTTAGCAAAATATGAAGCTAAATGGAGAACTCCAGTTACTTTTACCTATGATGATTTAAAAGTTATTTCGATGTCTCCTCCATCTAGCGGTGGTATTGCATTAGCACAAATAATGAAAGCCATTGAGCCTTTTGATGTAGATAAATTTGGACATAACACTACAAAATCTATTCAAGTTATTACAGAAGCAGAAAGACGTGCGTATGCAGATAGAAGCTTCTTTTTAGGAGATCCAGATTTTGTTACCGTACCACAACAAAAATTAATTTCTAAAGCATATGCAACAGAAAGAATGTCTGATTTTTCCTTTGAAAAAGCAACAAAATCAGCTGATGTTTCTCATGGACATATAGAAATTATAGAAAGTGATGAAACTACCCATTATTCAATTGTAGATCAATTTGGAAATGCAGTTTCTGTAACTACAACCTTAAACGGTGCTTATGGATCTAAATTATATTCACCTGAATTAGGTTTCTTTTTCAATAATGAAATGGACGATTTTAGCAGCAAACCTGGTGTGCCAAATATGTTTGGTTTAATTGGTGCAAAAGCAAATGAAATTCATCCCGAAAAAAGAATGTTGAGTTCTATGACACCAACTATTGTAGAAAAAAATGGCCAACTTTTTATGGTAGTCGGAACTCCTGGTGGATCTACCATTATAACGTCTGTTTTACAAACGATCCTAAATGTTCATGAATATAAAATGGGGATGCAAGAAGCCGTAAATGCTGCAAGATTTCACCACCAATGGTTACCAGATGTAGTTAAAATGGAACCGAACAGTTTTGACAAACAAGTAACCTCAGAATTAAAAGACCTTGGATACACCATTGATGAAACTACTTCTAGAATTATCGGTAAAGTTTCAGCAATTTTAGTGTTACCCGACGCGACCTTAGAAGGTGGAGCAGACAAACGTGGAGATGACACTGCTGTAGGATTTTAA